From the Mycobacterium sp. 155 genome, the window ACCGACATAGGTGCAGGTGCTACGCACCCCGGAGGTGATGTGGTCGAGCAGGTCTTCAACACCACCCCGCGCCGCGTCCAACGACATCCGCGAGGTCGAGATGCCCTCCTCGAAGAGTGCCTTGCGGGCCTGGTCGAACGGGCTGTCGGCGGCGGTGCGTGCCGCCACCGCACGTTTGGAGGCCATGCCGTAGCTCTCCTTGTACGGCCGGTCGTCGCGGTCGCGCAGCAGATCACCGGGCGATTCGTAGGTGCCGGCGAACCACGAACCGATCATCACGTTCGACGCGCCGGCGGCCAGCGCAAGCGCCACGTCGCGTGGGTGGCGCACCCCGCCATCGGCCCACACGTACCCGCCGAGTTGTCTTGCCGCAGTAGCACATTCGACAACCGCGGAGAACTGAGGCCGGCCCACCCCGGTCATCATCCGGGTGGTGCACATGGCGCCGGGGCCGACCCCGACCTTGACGATCGTGGCGCCGGCCTCGATCAGGTCGCGGGTGCCCTCGGCGGAGACCACGTTGCCCGCCGCCAGTGGTACGCCGAGATCCAGCGACGCCACCGCCTTGATGGCGTCGAGCATCTTGAGCTGGTGCCCGTGTGCGGTGTCGATGACCAGCAGATCGGCGCCCGCCTCGACCAACGCGCGGGCCTTGCCGGCGACATCACCGTTGATGCCGACGGCCGCGGCCACCCGCAGCCGACCGGCGTCGTCGACCGCGGGTGTGTAGATGCCGGCCCGGATCGCGCCGGTGCGGGTCAGCACCCCGGCCAGGGTGCCGTCGGTCGCGGTGAGCACCGCGACATCGACCGGGGCGTGCTCGAGGAGGTCGAACACCTGCCGCGGATCGGTGCCGACCGGTGCGGTGACGAAGTCGGACAGCCCGACGTCGCGGACCCGGGCGAACCGGTCGACCCCGATACAGCTGGCCTCGGTGACCAAGCCGATCGGCCGGCCCGCCCCGGTTGTATTGCTCCTCGCGTCCGCCCCGGTTGTATTGCTCCTCGCGTCCGCGGCGACCACCACCGCCGCGCCATGAGCCCGCTTGTGGAGCAGCGCCATGGCGTCGGAGACGGAATCGTCCGGACCGAGCACAACCGGGGTGTCGGCGACCAGATCCCGGCTCTTGACGAACTCGACGGTGTCGGCCACCGCGGTGATCGGCAGGTCCTGCGGTAGCACCACGATGCCGCCTCTGCGCGCGATCGTCTCGGCCATCCGGCGACCGGCCACCGCCGTCATGTTCGCCACCACCACCGGAATGGTGGTGCCGGACCCGTCGACCGTGGACAGATCGACATCGAAGCGGGACGCCACGTCCGACCGTCCCGGCACGATGAACACATCGTTATAGGTCAGGTCGTACGGCGGGGTGTGTCCGCCAAGAAACCTCACGGCATCGAATCTACTCAGGCCTGGACTTCGCTGCGGTCCCCGCTCCACAGGGTGTGGAACTTCTGGTCCGGCTCGGCATCGGTGCGCCCGTAGGTGTGCGCGCCGAAGAAGTCCCGCAGGCCCTGGGTCAGCGCCGCAGGCAGCCGTTCGGTGCGCAGCGCATCGTAGTAGGACAGTGCCGACGAGAAGCCCGGGATCGGGATGCCGAGGGCGGTCGCCGTGATCACGACGCGGCGCCAGCTGTCGATCGCGGCCTCGACCGCGTCGCGGAAGTACGGGGCGGCCAACAGCGTGGCCAGCTCGGAGTCGGCGTCGTATGCCTCTTTGATGCGGTTGAGGAACTTGGCCCGAATGATGCAGCCGCCGCGCCAGATGGTGGCCAGGTCACCGGGGGTGACGTTCCAGTCGTACTCGGTGCTACCGGCCTGGATCTGGTTGAACCCCTGGGCGTAGGCGACGATCTTCGAGGCGTACAGGGCCTGGCGGACGTCCTCGATGAATTGCTTGCTGTCCGTTGGCCGGTCGCCGAGCTCTCCGGCGGCGAGCCCGACCGTGGCTTTGCGCTGCGACACCGAGCCGGACAGTGCCCGGGCGAACACGGCTTCGGCGATGCCGGTGACCGGTACACCGAGGTCGAGCGCGGACTTGACGGTCCAGCGTCCGGTACCCTTCTGCTCGGCCTCGTCGACGACGACGTCGACGAGCGGCTTGCCGGTCTTGGCGTCGACCTGGCGCAGTACCTCGGCGGTGATCTCGACCAGGTAGCTGTCCAGCTCGCCCTTGTTCCATTCGGCGAACACGTCGGCGATCTGGGCGGCAGTCAGGCCGAGCCCGTCGCGCAGCAGCTGGTAGGCCTCGCCGATGAGCTGCATGTCGGAGTACTCGATGCCGTTGTGCACCATCTTCACGAAATGCCCGGCACCGTCGGGACCGATGTGGGTGCAGCAGGGCACGCCGTCAACGTGGGCCGAGATCTCTTCCAGCAGCGGCCCGAGCGATTTGTACGACTCGGCGGGACCGCCCGGCATGATCGACGGGCCATTGAGCGCGCCCTCCTCGCCACCGGAGATGCCTGCACCCACGAAGTGCAGCCCACGCTCGCGGATCGCCTTCTCACGGCGGATCGTGTCGGTGTAGAGCGCATTGCCGCCGTCGATGATGATGTCGCCGGGCTCCATGGCGTCGGCGAGCTCGTTGATCACCGCATCGGTCGGGTCGCCGGCCTTGACCATGATCAGCACGCGCCGCGGCTTCTCCAATGCGTCGAGGAATTCGGCGATGGTCTCGCTGCGGACGAACTTGCCCTCGGATCCATGTTCGGCCAGCAGGGCGTCGGTCTTGGCCACCGAGCGGTTGTGCAGGGCGACGGTGTAGCCGTGCCGCGCGAAGTTGCGGGCGATGTTCGAGCCCATCACTGCCAGGCCTGTCACCCCGATTTGTGCCGTACCGGTCGTACCCGTGTTCGTCATGCAGCAGCCTTTCGTTGTTTTGTTGTTGCAAAACGTAATTCTGTCTGCGGTGCGATCCCGGATAGCAGTCTTAACCGGTGAACAGCCGGCGCAGTTCGGTCAACCAGGGTACAGCCACCGCGACGGTGGGTATGACGAGGACGGCGACCGCAGTCAGGTATGCGGTCACGGCGAGTGGCACGCTGTTGGGTTTTCCGCCGAGCCGACGCACGCGGATCACCGTCGTCGGTCCGCCCGCAGCCAGCGCCCCCGAAGGGGTGCTGCCCGAGGCGCACACTACCAGGGCGCGCGCCAGCGGCGTGGGCCCGGCTGCGCGCACCGCAGCATCGTCGGCTAGGAGTTCGATCAGCAGCCGGACCGCGTCGAGTGCGCTGCCACTACGGACGAACCGGGGGAATGCGGCGTGCACCGCGGTGAACATCTCCAGCACCAGATCGTGGCGGGCCCGTAAGTGTGCTCGCTCATGGGTGATGATGGCGGCGATCTCACTGTCGCACAGCGTGGTCAAAGTGCCCTCGCTGACCACCACGCGACTGCGCACGCCTGGCAGACAGTAGGCCAGCGGCTGGGGGACATCGAGGATGCGAAGGCCGGCGCGCTCGAGCGGGAGCGACGCACCGGCAGAGGTGCAGAGATGCGGTGGTAGCCCGTCGCGCGATTTGCCGAGCAGGTCGACCATCATGCGGTGGTACGCGCGCCTGCGTCGGGTGGCGATGGCAACCCGCAGCACGGCGAGGCACAGTCGGGCGCCGATGAACAGGGTGACGGTGAACACCACGACGTAGGTCAGCCAGAGCGGCCAGCCCAGTGCGTCAATCTCCCCGGTCACGGTGGCCGTCGGACGTCCGTCGGGGCCGGGCACGAACAGCCTGCTGGCGATGGCGATTCCGGCCGAGAATGCCGACAGCACGGCAGCCAGCGCGATGGACTGCCACAACACGATCGCCGCGCGTGGTGCGCGCAGTGGCCAGGACGCTCGCGCCAGCATCGCGGGCACTGGTCCAACCAGAGCCAGCGCGACGAGGGTGAAGGCCA encodes:
- the gndA gene encoding NADP-dependent phosphogluconate dehydrogenase, with the protein product MTNTGTTGTAQIGVTGLAVMGSNIARNFARHGYTVALHNRSVAKTDALLAEHGSEGKFVRSETIAEFLDALEKPRRVLIMVKAGDPTDAVINELADAMEPGDIIIDGGNALYTDTIRREKAIRERGLHFVGAGISGGEEGALNGPSIMPGGPAESYKSLGPLLEEISAHVDGVPCCTHIGPDGAGHFVKMVHNGIEYSDMQLIGEAYQLLRDGLGLTAAQIADVFAEWNKGELDSYLVEITAEVLRQVDAKTGKPLVDVVVDEAEQKGTGRWTVKSALDLGVPVTGIAEAVFARALSGSVSQRKATVGLAAGELGDRPTDSKQFIEDVRQALYASKIVAYAQGFNQIQAGSTEYDWNVTPGDLATIWRGGCIIRAKFLNRIKEAYDADSELATLLAAPYFRDAVEAAIDSWRRVVITATALGIPIPGFSSALSYYDALRTERLPAALTQGLRDFFGAHTYGRTDAEPDQKFHTLWSGDRSEVQA
- a CDS encoding GuaB1 family IMP dehydrogenase-related protein, which produces MRFLGGHTPPYDLTYNDVFIVPGRSDVASRFDVDLSTVDGSGTTIPVVVANMTAVAGRRMAETIARRGGIVVLPQDLPITAVADTVEFVKSRDLVADTPVVLGPDDSVSDAMALLHKRAHGAAVVVAADARSNTTGADARSNTTGAGRPIGLVTEASCIGVDRFARVRDVGLSDFVTAPVGTDPRQVFDLLEHAPVDVAVLTATDGTLAGVLTRTGAIRAGIYTPAVDDAGRLRVAAAVGINGDVAGKARALVEAGADLLVIDTAHGHQLKMLDAIKAVASLDLGVPLAAGNVVSAEGTRDLIEAGATIVKVGVGPGAMCTTRMMTGVGRPQFSAVVECATAARQLGGYVWADGGVRHPRDVALALAAGASNVMIGSWFAGTYESPGDLLRDRDDRPYKESYGMASKRAVAARTAADSPFDQARKALFEEGISTSRMSLDAARGGVEDLLDHITSGVRSTCTYVGAATLPELHEKVVLGVQSAAGFAEGHPLPSGW
- a CDS encoding M56 family metallopeptidase, with the translated sequence MSALAFTLVALALVGPVPAMLARASWPLRAPRAAIVLWQSIALAAVLSAFSAGIAIASRLFVPGPDGRPTATVTGEIDALGWPLWLTYVVVFTVTLFIGARLCLAVLRVAIATRRRRAYHRMMVDLLGKSRDGLPPHLCTSAGASLPLERAGLRILDVPQPLAYCLPGVRSRVVVSEGTLTTLCDSEIAAIITHERAHLRARHDLVLEMFTAVHAAFPRFVRSGSALDAVRLLIELLADDAAVRAAGPTPLARALVVCASGSTPSGALAAGGPTTVIRVRRLGGKPNSVPLAVTAYLTAVAVLVIPTVAVAVPWLTELRRLFTG